From the genome of candidate division WOR-3 bacterium, one region includes:
- the mgtE gene encoding magnesium transporter — translation MRFILPEIKELIAGKKKRVIKKVASYFEPADIADIWQELTLDEQLTLFNAVDTKFAADIFEFLKEDQMIELLNVISAEKKKEILNEMSPDDRTDLFAILPEEETAKLIPLLEEEEQLRARELLAYKQNTAGGLMTTDFITVPEDVKIGYVLRELRQKAKDIDFIQNIYVVDKVGRLKGIIPLKDLLTATPQKKVEKVMDSSFISVGLDMDQEEVAHIFEKYDEPALPVLDKLGRIKGVITVDDVLDVIQEEASEDIYHFGAAGVTEEYLSANPLHVAQKRVIWLIILALAGFISGSVLEHYSFLLSSIVTLSFFIPILMNTSGSAGTQAATVVVRGLATGEIKLSDVWQVVRKEFLIGILMGIIAGVITALRAVLLQGDVMLGFTVAVAMIIAIVIATSLGGVLPILFKRAGVDPALMSGPLIATILDTTTLLIYFNVTMLLLWRFK, via the coding sequence ATGCGTTTTATTCTTCCTGAAATCAAGGAACTGATAGCCGGCAAAAAGAAACGGGTGATAAAAAAGGTCGCATCATATTTCGAACCCGCCGACATCGCCGATATCTGGCAGGAATTGACCCTGGATGAACAACTGACTCTCTTCAACGCGGTCGACACCAAATTCGCCGCCGACATCTTTGAATTCCTGAAAGAAGATCAGATGATCGAACTGCTCAATGTAATCTCCGCTGAGAAGAAAAAAGAAATATTGAATGAAATGTCTCCTGATGACCGAACCGACCTCTTTGCAATCCTGCCCGAAGAAGAAACCGCAAAACTCATCCCCCTTCTGGAAGAAGAAGAACAATTAAGAGCCCGCGAACTGCTCGCCTACAAACAGAATACCGCCGGCGGTCTTATGACCACCGACTTCATCACCGTACCTGAAGATGTAAAGATCGGTTATGTGCTGAGGGAACTGAGGCAAAAAGCGAAAGACATCGACTTCATCCAGAATATCTATGTCGTCGATAAGGTGGGACGGTTGAAAGGAATCATTCCTTTGAAGGATCTTTTGACGGCGACTCCCCAGAAAAAGGTCGAAAAAGTGATGGACAGTTCATTCATCAGCGTGGGTCTGGATATGGACCAGGAAGAGGTCGCGCATATCTTTGAAAAATACGATGAACCCGCCCTGCCTGTACTGGATAAACTGGGAAGAATTAAAGGAGTGATCACCGTCGACGATGTACTCGACGTGATTCAGGAAGAAGCGAGTGAAGACATCTACCATTTCGGTGCCGCCGGAGTCACTGAAGAGTATCTATCAGCCAATCCCCTGCACGTCGCCCAGAAAAGGGTCATCTGGCTGATCATTCTCGCCCTTGCCGGGTTTATCTCAGGAAGTGTGCTCGAACATTATTCATTCTTATTATCGAGCATCGTCACCCTCAGTTTTTTCATTCCGATATTAATGAATACAAGCGGCAGCGCCGGCACTCAGGCGGCGACGGTCGTTGTGCGCGGCCTCGCCACCGGTGAAATAAAGCTGTCCGACGTATGGCAGGTGGTCAGAAAAGAATTCCTTATCGGTATACTAATGGGGATAATCGCCGGAGTCATAACCGCACTGCGTGCAGTGCTCCTCCAGGGCGACGTGATGCTCGGTTTCACCGTCGCGGTCGCCATGATCATCGCGATCGTCATCGCAACATCACTCGGCGGAGTCCTTCCGATCTTATTCAAAAGGGCGGGCGTTGATCCGGCGTTGATGTCCGGACCGTTGATCGCCACGATACTCGATACGACCACCCTCCTTATATATTTCAATGTAACGATGCTCTTATTGTGGCGGTTTAAATGA
- a CDS encoding divalent-cation tolerance protein CutA, whose protein sequence is MKIEKIVIYTTFPDLKTAKHIINGLVKEKLAACGNIFKLQSIFTWQEKIEEESEYGAFIKTRKSHYKKVEQYIKDNHPYEVPEIISWGIQNGLDAYLDWVEKETAD, encoded by the coding sequence ATGAAGATTGAAAAGATCGTCATATACACCACTTTCCCTGATTTAAAGACCGCAAAGCATATAATAAACGGGCTGGTTAAAGAGAAGCTCGCCGCCTGCGGAAATATCTTCAAGTTGCAGTCGATCTTCACCTGGCAGGAAAAGATCGAAGAGGAGAGTGAATACGGAGCTTTCATCAAAACCAGGAAATCGCATTATAAAAAGGTCGAGCAATATATCAAGGACAACCATCCCTATGAAGTTCCGGAAATAATATCCTGGGGTATTCAAAACGGTTTAGATGCTTATCTTGACTGGGTGGAAAAAGAGACTGCAGATTAA